The following is a genomic window from Nitrososphaerota archaeon.
AATATACCAATTTTTAGGTTTATTTTTTATTATATGTCTAGTTGTTTTTGGAGGAAATTTTTTATTTGAAAAAACTGTTTTCAAAACATCCTCTTTAGTAACTGGAGGAAGTATAATAAATCCATTAATTTTTCTTTCTTTAAGCAATTTCATTGCATAATATTTTGATGAAAAATATTTTATCTTAATATTTTTTAATAAATTTTTCATAATTTCATTCCTATCAGAATTTATAATAAAGCTTTTATCATAAAGTTGTAAAATGCATTTATTATTAATATTATCCCCATTTTTTATTAATGAAATTTTCCTATCGAATATTTTTAATATTTCATTTTCAGGTATTTTTATTGCAGGATACCATGTTTGTATTTTTATTTCTTCATTTAAATAATCTATATAATGAACTGGAGCTTTTAAGCAAGATAATTCTTTCAAAATTTCTACTCTATGGTGCCCATCAATAATAATATTGTAATTTTTATCGGCAATGATTGGATCCTTAATATATCCATCTTTTACTATTCTTTTTTTAAGTTTTTCTAAATGTCTTAAATCAATTTCTTCATGAGGCTTTAATTTTGAAAGTTCAATGAACACAATATAGACCGCCTTCTTAGGCTAATTTTATAACAATGTTATCAATTTACTTATTAATAAATTTTAATAATTAAACTTTATCTATATCCATAATTTTTATAAATTAAGGAAATAAAAATTAAGATGGTTAAAAATGTATTTAGATCCATTAAAAATAAGAGAAGATTTTCCAATTTTTAAAAGGGAAATAAATGGGCATCCTCTAATATATCTTGATAATGCTGCAACAACTCAAAAGCCTATACAAGTTATAAATGCTATAAAAGATTATTATGA
Proteins encoded in this region:
- a CDS encoding ParB N-terminal domain-containing protein gives rise to the protein MFIELSKLKPHEEIDLRHLEKLKKRIVKDGYIKDPIIADKNYNIIIDGHHRVEILKELSCLKAPVHYIDYLNEEIKIQTWYPAIKIPENEILKIFDRKISLIKNGDNINNKCILQLYDKSFIINSDRNEIMKNLLKNIKIKYFSSKYYAMKLLKERKINGFIILPPVTKEDVLKTVFSNKKFPPKTTRHIIKNKPKNWYIPFSLLK